The window TGCACCACGGGGCAGTCCGTCGGCGACAAGCGGGTGGAAGGCGACCTGAAGACGCCCGAGGGCGTGTATTTCGTGGGCGGGAAGTTGCCCGGCGGAAGCCTGGACTACGAACTCTACGGCGGCGTGGCCTATTCCCTGAACTTCCCCAATCCGGTGGACCGCATCAAGGGCAAGACCGGCTCGGGCATCTGGATCCACGGCAGGGGCAAGTCCCTGGCTCCCCGCGACACGCGGGGCTGCGTGGCCATGAACACCGACGACCTTCTGTCCCTTGACGGAGAATTGAAGCGCGGTACGCCCGTGATCATCGCCGAGGACGTGACCTGGAGCGAGGAGCCGGGAGAGGCCGAGGGCACCGCCAAGTCCCTGGCCGAGGCCCTGCGCGGCTGGGCCCGTGACTGGGAGGGGCGGGGCGAGGCCTACTTCCGCAACTACGCCCCGGAAAAGTACGCTCTCAGCGAGGGCAAGCCGTTCTCGTCCTTCGTGACCTACAAGAAGCGCATCTTCGCGAGCAAGCCTTGGATTCAGGTCATGGTCGAGAACGTGCACGCCGTGCCTGGACCGGACTACTGGGTGACGACCTTCGATCAGTACTACCGCACCACCGGAATGGCCGACACCGTGGGCAAGCGCTTCTACTGGCAGCGCGACGCCTCCGGGGCCTGGCGCATCGTGGGGGAGGAGTACACCGCGCCCAGCGAGGATCTGGGGCCCAAGTACCTGCAGGCCAAGTCCGAGGAAGCGCGCAGGCTTCTGGACGGCTGGCTGGCTGCCTGGCGCAAGGCCGACCTGAAGGGTTACCTTTCCTACTACGACGTCCGCGCCGAACAGGGCAAGACTCGTGGCCGCGAGGCCATCGGGGACTTCAAGAAGTCCATCTGGCAGTCCAAGCCCCCGGCCGAGGTCAAGGTCGATTCCGTGGAGTTCTCCCTCCACGCCCAGGGCCTGGCCGCCCGCTTCGTGCAGACCTACCGCGACGCCTCCGGGTACTCCGACAGGGGCGTGAAGACCCTGGTCCTGGCGCCCGAGGACGGCGGCTGGAAGATCGTCAGCGAAGACTGGAGAGCGCTGCAGTGAGCCACCTGAAGTACAGCGTCCTCTTCATGCGCGACGACTCCGACGTGCGGCGCTTTCGGATCAGCCCGTTCTGGCTCAAGGCCTTCCTCTATTTTCAAGGCTTCCTGCTGCTGCTTTCCATCATCGGCATCTCCATCGGGGC is drawn from Desulfovibrio aminophilus DSM 12254 and contains these coding sequences:
- a CDS encoding L,D-transpeptidase family protein, with translation MKTARLYLLALILLLPASLARAEGWKVRLDSYSLSPQRFLAITKDGQTLFMLEHQSPLKMAKQFPCTTGQSVGDKRVEGDLKTPEGVYFVGGKLPGGSLDYELYGGVAYSLNFPNPVDRIKGKTGSGIWIHGRGKSLAPRDTRGCVAMNTDDLLSLDGELKRGTPVIIAEDVTWSEEPGEAEGTAKSLAEALRGWARDWEGRGEAYFRNYAPEKYALSEGKPFSSFVTYKKRIFASKPWIQVMVENVHAVPGPDYWVTTFDQYYRTTGMADTVGKRFYWQRDASGAWRIVGEEYTAPSEDLGPKYLQAKSEEARRLLDGWLAAWRKADLKGYLSYYDVRAEQGKTRGREAIGDFKKSIWQSKPPAEVKVDSVEFSLHAQGLAARFVQTYRDASGYSDRGVKTLVLAPEDGGWKIVSEDWRALQ